The Lolium rigidum isolate FL_2022 chromosome 2, APGP_CSIRO_Lrig_0.1, whole genome shotgun sequence genomic interval TTCTGATAAACCGAGATTTGGAAGTGCCCAGAGAAGAAGTGTACCACGTGGTGATCAACCAGAAGTCAGCTACTCGCAAATATAAGGGAGTGCTAGAATGCGCAAGCATCACACCTGTTTTCTCTGCAGCTCCTCGTTCCGCTCtttaagctttgccacctcagtcTCCAACTCCATCATATAACTCTGTTGCATATCAGAAGGCATATATTTAGTCTATATCGATTTTCCATGAGTTATGGAACCTCGACAGCAAGAATAAAATTATTCGTGTTGAAAACAGTTTTCACCTAGAGTTGTTAGTGTTTTTGAGCACTGCGGCTATGCAAACAAGATCTGGCTTGTGCGTGGACTTTGTGATTTAGCATGTTGTGCATCGGTGTAGCTTAAAAAAGAAATTCGCACAAAAAAGAGGCTGATATCTCAACAGATCGCATGGCATCACCGTCGTGCTAGTTTTAGTAAAAAATAATTGTTCATATCAGAAACAGATCTGAATAGGCAACACGTGTCACCGCTAGGAAACAAAAACTATTTCGGAACACGCAACGTGTCACCGGTAGGAAGCAAAAGACATGGCAAATCAATTTGTTATGGACAATAATAGTAGGAGTTATCACGATAGCAACAGCAAGAGGAATAGTGTTCACCTGTTTCCTCTGCCTGGACCTTGCTGCGGACTCCCTGTTCTTGATCATGCGGCGCTGGCGCCGCTCCACGACCTTCTCCATGGCGGGCGGCTTCCTGCCCCTGAGGCCGCCGTTGAAGACGTAGGGCATGGGCGGGGGCGAGAGCGAGGAGAGGTTGAGGCCGTCCATGCCGCCGTAGCCGTTGGACATGACGGGCCTCGGCGAGACCGCCACgttggccccgccgccgccgttgacGCCGAAGGGCCCGGCCATGGACAGGGACAGCGGGTTCACCATGGgcgcgaacatgttggtttgtggGAACAGCATCTGCGGCTGGGGGCGGGCGGggggttgtggtggtggtggcgcggaGACGGGCGGGGGGCCAGGCGGCATGTCCTCGCGGACGACCCCGGCGCGGACCAGGAATTCCTCGAGCGTGACCTCGCCCAGCGTCTGCTGCCGctgggcgggcgagggcggcgccgcggcggtggtggaggcggagGGGTTTCCGCCGAAGTAGATCATGTCGCGCCATACCTCGTCGACGGTCTTCTGGCTGAGCGTCCTGGGCAGCGTGAGCGAGCCCTGGCGCTGGATGGGCTGGTCCGGCGGGGCGGCGAGGGAGGTGCCGGCGGGGTTGGGTGGTGCGCCGGTGATGGCGTGCGACTCCTCTGCGGTCCAGATGCTGCGCAGCAGCTCGTCCATGTTCATGGACCCGAAGTCCTTGCCGGGCCCGCCGAGCGCGCTCTGGAACTCGTCGAAGGTGAGGGAGTAGACCGAGGAGCCCTGGCGCGTGAGCGGCAGCGgcgtcatcggcggcagcggctgcGGTTGCGGCGGCGGCCTGCCGCTCCCTCCCGGAAAATCCATCGCTCGGAGTAGTCGGATCCGGTCGGTGCTCCCGCCAAATCCAAGCGGATCGAACCCCGGGACCCAGAAGCTAGAGCTCACGTCACTGGCTCAGTCACAGGTGTAGGAGCTCTGGCCAAACAGCTGCGCCCGTGAAGTGGCGATGGGGAGCAGCTCGAGCTCTGTTTAAAGCGGGGAGGACAGGAGGACGGCCGGGCTGGATTAAGTATGGTTGGCGATGCCAAATTTAGCAAGAGCAAATCCAACTACTGGTTAGAGCTAGCGATTGGTGTGAGGGGGTGGAGAGGTGGAAGAAGGTCGTTGGCCGCTGGTGCGGGGGGCGACGCGACCACGACGGCGAGAGGTTggggggaaggaggaggagggacAGGTGTTGGCCTGCAGGAGCCGTGCGGGATGTGCGTTTTAAAACGTCGCCCCACagcgacgaaacgaaagcccaaaTCTCGATTAGTGCGCGCCGGGTAATAAAGTACAAAGTTTTTGCCTCGCGCACACGGCGCTGCGCACACAGCCGCATCCCCACCGGTACTCGGCAGGATCTCCCTCGGCTGCCGCGCCGGCGCTGGGGGCAACGAGGCGTGCGGTGGGAACCGTGTGCGTGGGTGGGGTAGGTGCGTCAGTGGGTGTGTGGGATCTGGGGGTGGGCGCAGTGGTGCGGGATAAGGAATTTGATTGGGTGCTGACCAGTGATCGGAACGTGGTGGGGCTGGGGGCGCTTGCCAGCGCGCAACGTGTCGGCCTAGACGCGAGGGCGATAGGTGGCGATGGGACGGCCCGCCCAATGGGGGCGCGCGAGGTGGGTGCATCTGGGCGGATATGGACAAAACGAACGGACGGTCGGATCGGCCTGCTCACCCACCGGCCAGCCGTTGACGGGACGTGGTGCGGGCGGGCTGCGCGACGGCGCGAGCCGGGTATGACAGGATGGGCCTCAGCCGCAAGAGGCAGAGGCAAGATCTTGGTGAGCGCCGGTCGCCGGCCTGTGGGAATCTGCGTGGCCCACGAGAACATTGCACCGAAAATAAACCCTTTGAAAGTCACAGACTCACAGTCAAACTATATTTTTTGATTTTCTAACCAAATACCGTACGGGCGGAGTGAGGGTGGTGAGCACAACCCCATTCTCGGTAGAACTCTCTATTAGGTTTACCTCTTGCACCAAAAAGAACATGTATCAGGATATTCCTTCCAATCAGCGTATTTCAATAGTTAAGTATACGGCGAGTATGGTTTTGCGAAACTATATAAAGTACAGCATTATTCATTCGCTGTCACATGTCAAAACTCAAGTTTAAAGGCTGAACCAATATTTGCGGCAAAATGTGTTCTTTTATCACTAGCAAAAGGATTTTTTTCGCGAACATTAGAACTACAGATTAAATCATGACACATTAACTAGTGTTAAGGGGCACAAATGCATGGTTGAATCATGTGATATCCTTCTTAGTGAAGACGGTCTGCTGAATTATATATTAATACAAAATGTCAAAAAACATTTAGTGAAAATACGAATTAGAAAAAGGGTTAAAAAGTTTAATATAAATTAGTCTCTTTGAATGACGTTCCCACGGAAGAAATGTCCCTCCTCCGAGGGTTAAGTTCATCTGCATAGTTCCCATTTTACCTCAGAGACAATGATATGTTCCGCTATTTCGTCTGTGAAGAAAACGACCCTTGTAAAATGATAGAGCGGTGAAATAATTGCTCATTTTTGGCAAGCCTATACTAACTTGATCAGAATATGTTTGAGATATGTCCAAGAGGCAATAAAAAAATGATTATTATTATatgtttgtgtttatgataaatgtttgcatcccacggtataattgtattaaccgaacacattaatacttgtgtgttctgtagacataaaagagtccccagtaagcctcttgttaaactagcttgttgattaatagatgatcatagtttcatgatcatgaacattggatgttgttaataacaagatcatatcattaggttaataatgtgatggacatacacccataataagcgtagcatatgatcaagtcattaagttcgttttgcttcaagctttaagatacatagtaacctaatcctttaaccatgagatcatgttaatcacctacaccggatggatgctttgatgatatcaaacactacttcgtgaatgggtagttataaatgtgacattaagtgttcggaaagtataggttgaagtgCGTGGATCAAtactgggatttgtccatccaaatgacggatagatatactatgagccctctcggtggaatatcatcCAATTagtttgcaagcatgtgactggctcacaaaagatgccatatcacggtacgagtaaagagtacttatcggtaacgaggttgaactaggtatagagataccgacgatcaaacttcggataagtaaaatatcgcgcgagaaagggaatcggtatcgtatattAATAGTTGTTtcaatcacgaagtcatcgttgaatatgtgagagccattatggatctccaggtcccgctattgattattgatcggagaagtgtctcgatcatgtcgcaGATATGACATTCTAGTATATCTTACCATTGCGGCTAAAATTAAAATTATGAGGAAAGCTTCATTGGTacttacaggtctatggttcgttatatATCTTTAAATGCTTCATGAAAGTACAAGATTGTCTATTGGAATAAGAAataaattgaagacctcgaaaatttgctagtatctttttaATGTTATTTTATAATTGTTGGAGACAACCCGTGCATCTCTACCATGTACAatttactataaatatatgtcgtattaattaccaaaaaaactaaaggtttcaaattcaaaattAGAAATTCCTTTGAAATATATCCATAAAGAAAAATCAATAACAAATCGTGATACATGTACTTATTCCCCCACACAGACAACATTCCTTTCCTAAACATAGAGCCAAATGGTTTTGTCACCCCCGGTGACTCTTTCCTTCATTGAAGAAAACAATACCGAGAACATCATCAAAGAGATAGCATTGGCATTAAAAATACAATCTGCATCATTGTGAGATAAATAACTCTTAATGATACAACAATTCTCCTAACTCCTAAGGTACGACAACCCCAGCACATAACTCAGTTTAGGCCTCTATCTTCGTGCACGGTTTTTCTTCACAAGGTATATTCCAAAGCTATTGCCAAATGTATGAGAGATGAACTAGANNNNNNNNNNNNNNNNNNNNNNNNNNNNNNNNNNNNNNNNNNNNNNNNNNNNNNNNNNNNNNNNNNNNNNNNNNNNNNNNNNNNNNNNNNNNNNNNNNNNctatggtgtggccgcctcgtgtcccctctccgtctcctcttcggtgttctggaaggctccatggaaaataagaccgtgggcttttgtttcgttcaattccgagaatatttcctgtgtagaatttctgaaaccaaaaacagcagaaaacaggaactggcgcttcggcatcttgttaataggttagtaccggaaaatgcatcaaaatgatataaagtgtatataaaacatgtgagtattgtcataaaactagcatggaacataagaaattatagatacgtttgagacgtatcatggacccatagtccaaggatgaactactcacgcatcagtccggaggcgggcatggtgatgtagagccctccggtgatgattcccctctccggcagggtgccggaggtgatcttcagaaccctccgagatggggttgacggcggcggcgtctctggaacttttctcgtatcgtggctctcggtactagggttttccgatacgaaggaatatataggcaaagaggcagcgtcgggggagccagggggtggcctccccacacctgggcgcgccagggggtagggccgcgccgccctatggggtggccccccttctggccgcctccgactcttcttcaatgttctggaatcctccgtggaaaatagggccgtgggcttttgtttcgtccaattccgagaatatttcctgtgtaggatttctgaaaccaaaaacagcaaaaaacaggaactgacgcttcggcatcttgttaataggttagtaccggaaaatgcataaaaatgatataaagtatgaataaaacatgtaggcattgtcataaaactaacatggaacataagaaattatagatacgttggagacgtatcagatatccACCAAGTCGGAGGAGTCCGGGGGAGGGCGGACATCTGTTGGTAATATATATAAAAAATCCGCATGATTTTACCAAGAAATACAATAGTTAAAACATGACACGAATAGAGGAATCATGGCATATAACATATGGTACGGTAAAACCAATTCTATACAAGGTACTAGAACAAAGCGCTGCAGCAAAAACTCAAAGAGGAGATACTAGAGACATATGGTGTAGAAGAGGAACCGTTCACGTCGTCGCTGTCCGTGATGAACATGGAGCCAATAATCGCGTAAAGCCCTCCTATACAAGATCACAAGAGGCGGGGTTTCAGAGCCCTATTGTCTCTACTCGGGGTGCATGCCGCAAGCCGGGACGAGGAAAGCAGTGCTCTAACCTAGAAGGTAATTGTTGTGTTGTGAGAAGCGACATCTCTATATTGTGTGTGTGGCGTAAGATAGGTATCGGCTCAGCTCATTCTCGCAACCCGCGGCGTACACGAGTGGCAGAGGAGCACTAGAACAACCTCTCTTGTCAGAAAGTCTAACTTTTTCTAAACTAACAACGTGAGATTAAACTTTTGCTCCATCTCAAGAGCCAAATACCTGATAGAGTTCTAACATCATCCCAAGAACTTCGCCTACTGCTCGTCTGACGAGGAGAAGGCGACCAAGAGGTTGTTGCGCCGGTCTCGACGGACGAAGGCCGTGGAAGCGAAGAAACTGAGCTGTACGCCCAGGCTGAAGCAGAGGAAGTTGTGAACCAGCGAACAGATGACGTCTGTTTGTTCGTGTTTGAAACGAAGGTAACCTGAACTTAGCATGAAGGTAGGAGAAGTTGCCTCGTACCAAAAGGGAAGCATGACTTGTGCAGATTATTATTCtactttttcgaaatgggagcaatCGCTCTAGCCTCTGCATCGAAACGATGCACACAACTTTCTTTTATTATCAAGCGAAACTATCAAATATTAATGTTTATAAATCACGGATCACATAATGTTGATATAAAAATCAGCCAACGAAATAAAAGTAGCAAAACTCGTCTATGCATATGTAGACGTCTAGTACGAAGTCAACCACCCTAGCCGAAGATAGCTCGTACAACCGCCATTAACCGGTTGCATTCAGTTTTCAAAGGTTCCTGTTGATCCACATGAAGAAGGTAAGCCGACATGTGTATTAAACTATTAATGAAGTAGCCCTATGGATAACCTGCAGAAAATTTGGTTTTACAACCTTATTAAAAACTTCCAGATCTTCTAAACTAAAGCGCAGACCCCTATTCTGC includes:
- the LOC124693261 gene encoding bZIP transcription factor 23-like isoform X1, with product MDFPGGSGRPPPQPQPLPPMTPLPLTRQGSSVYSLTFDEFQSALGGPGKDFGSMNMDELLRSIWTAEESHAITGAPPNPAGTSLAAPPDQPIQRQGSLTLPRTLSQKTVDEVWRDMIYFGGNPSASTTAAAPPSPAQRQQTLGEVTLEEFLVRAGVVREDMPPGPPPVSAPPPPQPPARPQPQMLFPQTNMFAPMVNPLSLSMAGPFGVNGGGGANVAVSPRPVMSNGYGGMDGLNLSSLSPPPMPYVFNGGLRGRKPPAMEKVVERRQRRMIKNRESAARSRQRKQSYMMELETEVAKLKERNEELQRKQMEMLERQKNEVFEKITRQVGPTSKRICLRRTLTGPW
- the LOC124693261 gene encoding bZIP transcription factor 23-like isoform X2, encoding MDFPGGSGRPPPQPQPLPPMTPLPLTRQGSSVYSLTFDEFQSALGGPGKDFGSMNMDELLRSIWTAEESHAITGAPPNPAGTSLAAPPDQPIQRQGSLTLPRTLSQKTVDEVWRDMIYFGGNPSASTTAAAPPSPAQRQQTLGEVTLEEFLVRAGVVREDMPPGPPPVSAPPPPQPPARPQPQMLFPQTNMFAPMVNPLSLSMAGPFGVNGGGGANVAVSPRPVMSNGYGGMDGLNLSSLSPPPMPYVFNGGLRGRKPPAMEKVVERRQRRMIKNRESAARSRQRKQSYMMELETEVAKLKERNEELQRKQMEMLERQKNEVFEKITRQVGPTSKRICLRRTLTGP